In Blattabacterium cuenoti, the genomic stretch AAATTTTTTCCAATAGCTATAATAATTTGATCAAATAAATTTAAAGCTCGAACAACAATATCATAATGACCCAAAGTAATGGGATCAAAAGATCCAGGAAATACTGCTATTTTTTTATTCATTTTTTAGAAATATATTTATAAAATAAAATAAAAATTTTTTTATAAATTTATTAAATAAATAATGAACAAATCATGCTCTGATTGTTTAAAAAAATGTGTAAAAAAAGAAAAAATTTTCAAAAAAAAAATATGTAGGAAACCTAATCCATTAGATTGGTTATCCAATATTAAATCTCCTTTTGAGTCTCAAAAATATGAGATAGTAGAAATAAAATTTAAAAATGATAGAAAAGAATTTTTTATGAATCGAGAAAGAATATTTCTTGATCAAGGAGATATTGTAACAGTGGAAACCAAATCTGGTATCGGATATGATATTGGTATAGTTTCTTTAACTGGTGAATTGGTCAAATTAAAAATAAAAAACAAAGCCACTGATTTAAATACTTTTAAAAAAATATATAGAAAATCAACATATAAAGAAATAAATATTTGGAAATATGTTAAAAAAAAAGAATTTTCAACTCTTTTTCAAGCCAAAAAAATTTCAAGAAATTTAAATATTTCTATGAAAATTTGTGATGTTGAATATCAAGGAGATGGAGGAAAAGCTATTTTTTATTATACAGCTGAAAATAGAATTGATTTTAGAAAATTAATTAAAGAATTAGCTTTTCATTTTAATATCCGTATAGAAATGCGTCAAATAGGATATAGACAAGAAGCAGCAAAAATTGGAGGAATTGGTTCTTGTGGTAGAGAACTTTGTTGTTCCACTTGGTTAAGAAAATTCAGAAGTGTAACAACTAATTCAGCAAGATATCAACAACTTTCAATAAATCTTGAAAAATTAACTGGTCAATGTAACAAATTAAAATGCTGTATTAATTATGAATTAGATACCTATTTAGACGCTATTAAAGATTTTCCAGATTTTAACAGAAAAATTCATACAGAAAAAGGAATTGCTCAATGTATGAAAATTGATGTGTTTAAAAAAAGAATGTGGTTTTCTTATGTTAAGAATCCAAATACTTGGTTTAAAATAAAAGTAAATAAAATTAAAGAAATTTTAGAAAAAAATAAAATGGCTCCTTCTTTAGAAGAGTTATCAAATATCAATATTATTCAAAAAACAGAATTAACATTTAAAGATTTATCTATATAAACATTACATTATATGATGTTAATAAAATCATCTTTTTTTCGTGTATAGAAAAAGTACAAAAGTAAATTCT encodes the following:
- a CDS encoding PSP1 domain-containing protein; this encodes MNKSCSDCLKKCVKKEKIFKKKICRKPNPLDWLSNIKSPFESQKYEIVEIKFKNDRKEFFMNRERIFLDQGDIVTVETKSGIGYDIGIVSLTGELVKLKIKNKATDLNTFKKIYRKSTYKEINIWKYVKKKEFSTLFQAKKISRNLNISMKICDVEYQGDGGKAIFYYTAENRIDFRKLIKELAFHFNIRIEMRQIGYRQEAAKIGGIGSCGRELCCSTWLRKFRSVTTNSARYQQLSINLEKLTGQCNKLKCCINYELDTYLDAIKDFPDFNRKIHTEKGIAQCMKIDVFKKRMWFSYVKNPNTWFKIKVNKIKEILEKNKMAPSLEELSNINIIQKTELTFKDLSI